The Candidatus Zymogenus saltonus genomic interval TCAGTTCATATCGGTTCTCGCCCACGAATTGAAGTCGCCTCTAAACGCCATCGAGGGATACCTCGGGATTATGCGCGACAGGAAGCTTGGCGAAGAGATAGATAAGTATGATCGAATGATAGAGCGCTGTATCATTCGCATCAGCGGAATGAGAAAGTTGATCTTCGACCTGTTGGACCTCACCCGAATCGAGTCCGGCCAGAAGAAGCGTTCCTTTGAAAAGGTCGACCTCTGCAAAGTAGCCGTGGATTCGATAGAGATGATGTCAAATGACGCCAAGGCCCAAAAAATAGATATTGAAATGAAAAGCAAGGGCCCAATTATTCTAACCGGCGTACGCGACGAGGTCGAAATCATATTCAACAATCTTATTTCCAACGCCGTAAAATACAACAAGGAAGGCGGAAAGGTCACGGTCGACATCGGACTTAAGGACAACATCGCCAAGATCAGGGTGACCGACACCGGCATAGGGATGAGCTCCGATGAGGCGGCAAAGATATTTGACGATTTTGTGCGCATCAAGAACTCGAAGACCAAAAACATCATGGGAAGCGGTCTCGGGCTCTCCACGGTCAAAAAGCTGGTCGTCTTATACAAGGGCAATGTGTCCGTAACAAGCAAAGAGGATAAGGGGAGCACCTTTACGGTCACCCTAAGAACGGATTTAACACCGGAGTCGGAAAGTGACATATATGATGAAGGGTGGGGCCTTACTACCCAAGGAAACATTCA includes:
- a CDS encoding HAMP domain-containing histidine kinase; this encodes MDRLRVLVVDDELGMCLGIERALKDFAVTIPDLSEEVRFDIDKALTGNEALSIIEAKPPHIILLDYRLPDMLGSDILETLKADKRTDILVIIITAFASIETAIETIKLGAYDFLAKPFTPDDLRNVLRKAAGRLILQRKAKSLLMEKRQIRFQFISVLAHELKSPLNAIEGYLGIMRDRKLGEEIDKYDRMIERCIIRISGMRKLIFDLLDLTRIESGQKKRSFEKVDLCKVAVDSIEMMSNDAKAQKIDIEMKSKGPIILTGVRDEVEIIFNNLISNAVKYNKEGGKVTVDIGLKDNIAKIRVTDTGIGMSSDEAAKIFDDFVRIKNSKTKNIMGSGLGLSTVKKLVVLYKGNVSVTSKEDKGSTFTVTLRTDLTPESESDIYDEGWGLTTQGNIQTI